Part of the Triticum urartu cultivar G1812 chromosome 2, Tu2.1, whole genome shotgun sequence genome, GTACGAGTACGCCAGCCCTCCATGGAGGTGAGTAAAACATCTCTGCACACCAGTTCAACCACTGCATATTTCTCTGCAATTTGATCTTTCTCTGCTCCTCTTGGCTTGAGGGGAAATGGAAATTTTGGATACTGTCCAGGTCCCATAATGTTTGTTCTAGAGTTGTCATGACGTTCTTTTGTATGTTCAGTTAGTCTTGTGCAGTTTTTCTCAATGTGTATACTTCCTGTTGAACTTTTTGTTGGGAACTTCCAACTTCTGTTGTTGCTGATCTGCACGTTTTAGTAATGAAGTCAAGATCAATTTGAAAGTATATGAAGAACCGATGATGATCAACTAAGCCCTGACTGTTTTTTGTTCTCCATTTTGTGTGTGGCAGGATTGCAAACATCTTTGACAGATACCTGAAAGCCCCCAGCACCCGCTTTGATGAGATGGACGTCCAGCAGGTACACCAGTTTAGGCTAAATCAATTAACATTGTTAATTTTTTTCTGGTTTTAGCTAATAATCTTCCATTCTTTTTGATGAAGAAAATCATCCATGAGATGACAAGGATGAAGGATGAGAGCAACAGGCTGAAGATCATCATGAGGCAGTACATGGGCGAGGACCTGGGCTCGCTGACCCTGCAAGACGTGAGCAATCTTGAGCAGCAGATCGAGTTCTCGCTGTACAAGGTTCGCCTTAGGAAGGTAACCACCCAGCAACACGATGCAACAGTTCTATATTTTCTTTTACTCAGATATGAAACTCTGCATTCCTCTGTGCCCAGTGCTAATGCCCTAATTTAATTTGTCGCAGCAGCAGCTACTTGACCAGCAGCTGCTCGAGATGCGCCAGAGGGTATGCGAGACAAGATGCATTGATTTGTCCGGCATTCCTGCCATCCTTTATCAGAACTCTTTCTTTTTTTTGTGTGTGGTAAAGAGTTGAGTTTTGATGGAGTTCTGTGGATTTAATTCTGAATACAGGAGATGCACATGTCAGAGGACCAGAGCAGCAGCTACATGTTCCACATGGTAACACATCTCAGCTTAATTTCTCCTTGTCAGGTGATTTTGTGCTGCAATTTACTCACCCTTGATGAATTTGCTTGTGTTTGTCAAAAAAAGAATCCGGCGAGGGATCAGCCGGGCCAGTCGGCCGACGTGATGAATCCGAAGCTGTTCCCTCTGTGGGACGTCGGCGACCAGATCTACGGCCAGGACGCCGAGTCCTCCATGACGGCTCTCAAGCTCTCGCCGCAGCTGCAGGAGTACAAGCTCCAGCCGGTGCAGCCCAACCTGCAGGAGGGCAACCTCCATGGCTACGTCCTCCGCCTCTGGTAAGCATCATATGCAACTGAGCGTCACTGGAATTCGTGTACATCGGTCATGATCATCTACGGGCAAGTTCATCAGCTTGACCAGTTTCATCTGCCTGCAGATTTCAGGACATGCACCATGGACCTGACAGACACTACTGATGGAGGACGGATGAGCAGAGCTTCCCTGTCTGAATCTGCTCTGGAATGGTGTTCTAATCAGCTTACATTAGTATCTTATATACTGCACTGTGTGTATTAACTGCTATTGCGGTTGCTAGATTATGTTTCATGATGCTTGTAAATGAGGAGCGTGCCACCTGATTTGTGTGCCTTGAGGAACCACCTCTGTTTCTGTCAAGAACATGTGTTGTGACCCGGAGGGGTTATGCCCTGCATTGCTGTTCCCAAAGAAATTTATGGCAAGTAGGAGTAGTACTCTATATTATGATGTCTGTTTTGCTTTTGTGATGCACACTGCAATTGCTGCATTCTTTTGTGTGGAGACATCATGTGAAATTGGGAGAGTTGCACTCAAGCTTTTTTTTTATTTTAGAAAAGGGGGAtatccccgg contains:
- the LOC125533899 gene encoding MADS-box transcription factor 31-like isoform X1, with amino-acid sequence MGRGKVELKKIENTTSRQVTFSKRRMGLLKKANELAILCDAQVGVIVFSGSGKMYEYASPPWRIANIFDRYLKAPSTRFDEMDVQQKIIHEMTRMKDESNRLKIIMRQYMGEDLGSLTLQDVSNLEQQIEFSLYKVRLRKQQLLDQQLLEMRQREMHMSEDQSSSYMFHMNPARDQPGQSADVMNPKLFPLWDVGDQIYGQDAESSMTALKLSPQLQEYKLQPVQPNLQEGNLHGYVLRLW
- the LOC125533899 gene encoding MADS-box transcription factor 31-like isoform X2; its protein translation is MGRGKVELKKIENTTSRQVTFSKRRMGLLKKANELAILCDAQVGVIVFSGSGKMYEYASPPWRIANIFDRYLKAPSTRFDEMDVQQKIIHEMTRMKDESNRLKIIMRQYMGEDLGSLTLQDVSNLEQQIEFSLYKVRLRKQQLLDQQLLEMRQREMHMSEDQSSSYMFHMNPARDQPGQSADVMNPKLFPLWDVGDQIYGQDAESSMTALKLSPQLQEYKLQPVQPNLQEGNLHGYVLRL